A stretch of the Polluticoccus soli genome encodes the following:
- a CDS encoding DUF2905 domain-containing protein, with protein sequence MERLGKSVVIIGAIIVLAGVVIWLFGDKLRFLGRLPGDIRIEREHFKVFIPITTMILVSVVLSLILWLIQRFKG encoded by the coding sequence ATGGAGCGCTTAGGTAAGTCGGTCGTTATCATTGGTGCAATTATCGTGTTGGCCGGAGTTGTCATCTGGCTCTTTGGAGATAAGTTGCGTTTCCTCGGTCGCTTGCCTGGTGATATTCGCATTGAGCGCGAGCATTTCAAAGTATTCATTCCCATCACCACCATGATATTGGTGAGTGTCGTATTGTCTTTGATACTTTGGCTGATCCAACGTTTCAAAGGCTAG
- a CDS encoding NAD(P)/FAD-dependent oxidoreductase, translated as MRIAIIGAGAAGCFAAANIPWQEGREVTVFEKTGKALQKVKVSGGGRCNTTHACFDVPELIDRYPRGKPLLRRSLYQFSPQDTISWFGERGVRLKTEEDGRMFPVTDNSQTIIDCIWQEMMKQKVQVRYHKAVERIEKTDDGLRIDFGDKTFYTADRVLIACGGFPKKDQYAWLEQLGHKIETPVPSLFTFNIPKHPITELMGVSVPTVTVKIQGTKIVEQGPILITHWGLSGPVVLRTSAWGARELAERNYNFKVQINWLNDRNEQDLKDTIAQIRRERGKQAVQFKNLFDLPKRLWEYLLHQCGIKDETKWGDLPAAQQNKLIEKLVRDTYEVKGKTTFKEEFVTCGGISLSQIDAQTMESKLIPGLYFGGEILDVDGITGGFNFQNAWSSGYIAAQSVIKEK; from the coding sequence ATGCGGATCGCCATTATTGGTGCCGGTGCTGCAGGCTGCTTTGCGGCCGCTAATATTCCATGGCAGGAAGGCAGAGAAGTGACCGTGTTCGAAAAGACGGGCAAAGCGCTGCAAAAGGTAAAGGTGTCGGGTGGAGGTAGGTGCAATACGACACATGCCTGTTTTGATGTGCCAGAGCTTATCGATCGTTATCCCCGTGGCAAGCCCTTACTGCGTCGCTCGTTATATCAATTCTCTCCCCAGGATACCATCAGCTGGTTTGGCGAACGTGGCGTGCGATTGAAAACGGAAGAAGACGGACGCATGTTCCCGGTTACTGATAATTCGCAAACCATCATTGATTGCATCTGGCAGGAGATGATGAAGCAAAAGGTGCAGGTGCGTTATCATAAGGCCGTTGAGCGAATTGAAAAGACGGATGATGGTCTGCGTATCGATTTTGGCGACAAAACCTTTTACACTGCGGACAGGGTATTGATAGCCTGTGGCGGTTTCCCGAAAAAAGACCAGTATGCGTGGCTGGAGCAATTAGGACACAAGATCGAAACTCCGGTGCCCTCGCTGTTTACGTTTAATATTCCTAAACACCCGATCACAGAGCTGATGGGTGTGAGTGTACCGACTGTTACTGTTAAAATACAAGGCACCAAAATCGTTGAGCAGGGACCAATACTGATCACGCATTGGGGACTGAGCGGACCGGTAGTATTGCGGACTTCAGCCTGGGGAGCCAGGGAATTGGCAGAGCGCAACTATAATTTTAAAGTCCAGATAAACTGGTTGAACGATAGAAACGAACAGGATCTGAAAGATACCATTGCCCAGATCAGGCGCGAGCGGGGTAAACAAGCCGTTCAGTTCAAAAATCTTTTTGATCTGCCTAAACGATTGTGGGAGTATTTGCTACATCAATGCGGTATTAAAGACGAAACAAAATGGGGAGACCTGCCTGCCGCGCAGCAGAATAAGCTAATAGAAAAACTGGTGCGCGATACTTACGAAGTAAAAGGTAAAACAACCTTCAAAGAAGAATTTGTTACCTGCGGCGGTATTAGTCTATCACAGATAGATGCACAAACTATGGAGAGTAAACTTATTCCTGGTTTATACTTCGGTGGTGAGATACTGGATGTAGATGGTATAACAGGGGGCTTCAACTTTCAAAATGCATGGAGCAGTGGGTATATTGCCGCACAAAGCGTGATAAAGGAAAAATAA
- a CDS encoding NADP-dependent malic enzyme → MAQLIRKEDALEYHEKGRPGKIEVVPTKETKTQRDLALAYSPGVAEPCLEIHKNPEDVYRYTAKGNLVAVISNGTAVLGLGDIGPEASKPVMEGKGLLFKIFADIDVFDIEISPKTIDEFVTVVKALEPTFGGINLEDIAAPECFEIERRLKEEMNIPIMHDDQHGTAIISGAALLNALELVGKDISKVKFVISGAGASAVSCCKIYLALGARLENMFMYDSKGLVTTSRDDLDPYKAYFAQDTASIPLADALVGADIFIGLSKGGVLNKEMIKPMADKPIIFALANPDPEIPYNDALEARPDVIMATGRSDYPNQVNNVLGFPFIFRGALDVRATGINEEMKLAAVKALATLAKEPVPDMVNVAYNEKSLHFGPTYIIPKPIDPRLLTTVSPAVAKAAIESGVARKPIEDWDAYENELYRRLGSDDNILRFVINKAKQNPKRVVFAEAENLKVLKAAQIANDEGIAIPILLGNERRIKHLIEHNGIQLKDVTIIDPRSDDQHARRQEYGKLFFEKRKRRGYNVYEAKKAMRDRSYFGCMMVETNEADALLSGLTRQYPNTLRPALEIIGMGEGIKRVAGMYMMLTKKGPLFFADTTVNFNPTEEELIDITLQTAKVVEHFNIKPRIAMLSYSNFGSSASPEAIVSRNVVARIKEMYPDMVIDGEMQAGLAFNKDLLSENYPFSDLVTGPPNVLIFPNLAAGNIAYHLLQELGGAEAVGPMLLGLRKPVHVLQLGSTVRQIVNMVAISVVEAQVKSGH, encoded by the coding sequence ATGGCACAACTTATAAGGAAAGAAGACGCGCTGGAATATCATGAGAAGGGCAGGCCGGGGAAGATAGAAGTAGTTCCTACAAAAGAAACCAAAACGCAGCGCGATCTTGCGCTGGCATATTCACCGGGGGTGGCAGAGCCTTGCCTGGAGATACATAAAAATCCGGAGGACGTTTATCGGTATACCGCAAAAGGAAATCTCGTAGCTGTTATTAGTAATGGTACTGCCGTACTGGGTTTGGGTGATATAGGTCCCGAGGCTTCAAAGCCAGTTATGGAAGGTAAAGGCCTTCTGTTCAAAATATTTGCCGATATCGATGTGTTTGATATTGAGATCAGTCCTAAGACGATCGACGAATTTGTCACAGTGGTGAAAGCGTTGGAACCTACTTTCGGTGGTATTAACCTCGAAGACATCGCAGCACCAGAATGTTTCGAGATCGAGCGTCGCCTGAAAGAGGAGATGAACATTCCTATCATGCACGACGATCAGCACGGTACGGCTATCATTTCCGGCGCCGCGCTGCTGAATGCCCTCGAACTGGTTGGGAAAGACATTTCTAAAGTGAAATTCGTTATCAGTGGTGCAGGTGCCTCTGCAGTATCTTGCTGCAAGATATACCTCGCTCTTGGAGCCAGGTTGGAGAATATGTTCATGTACGACAGTAAGGGTTTGGTCACCACAAGCCGCGATGATCTTGACCCGTACAAAGCATATTTTGCACAAGACACTGCCTCGATTCCATTGGCGGATGCCCTCGTGGGCGCAGATATATTTATCGGTCTATCTAAGGGTGGTGTGCTGAATAAGGAGATGATCAAACCGATGGCCGACAAGCCGATCATCTTCGCGTTGGCCAATCCTGATCCTGAAATTCCGTATAACGATGCCCTTGAAGCTCGTCCCGATGTGATCATGGCAACAGGACGCAGCGATTACCCCAACCAGGTCAACAACGTTCTGGGTTTTCCATTTATCTTCCGTGGTGCGCTCGACGTACGTGCAACCGGTATTAATGAAGAAATGAAGTTGGCTGCCGTCAAGGCGTTGGCGACGCTCGCTAAGGAACCGGTGCCTGATATGGTGAACGTAGCCTACAATGAAAAGAGCCTGCACTTTGGCCCAACGTATATCATTCCCAAACCAATTGATCCACGCTTGTTGACGACGGTTTCGCCAGCAGTAGCAAAGGCGGCCATTGAAAGCGGTGTTGCCCGCAAGCCGATAGAAGATTGGGATGCCTACGAAAATGAACTATACCGCCGCCTTGGCAGTGATGATAATATCTTGCGGTTCGTTATCAATAAGGCCAAGCAAAACCCTAAACGTGTGGTATTTGCCGAAGCAGAAAATCTGAAAGTGCTGAAAGCAGCGCAGATTGCAAATGACGAAGGCATTGCGATACCAATTCTGTTGGGTAATGAGCGTCGCATTAAACACCTCATCGAACACAATGGCATCCAGCTAAAGGATGTGACCATCATCGATCCTCGAAGTGATGACCAACACGCGAGGAGACAGGAGTACGGCAAGCTGTTTTTCGAGAAACGTAAACGCCGCGGGTACAATGTATACGAAGCCAAGAAAGCGATGCGCGATCGTTCCTACTTTGGTTGCATGATGGTGGAGACGAATGAGGCTGATGCTTTGCTTTCAGGACTTACACGCCAGTATCCTAATACGCTACGTCCCGCGCTGGAGATCATTGGTATGGGTGAAGGAATCAAACGTGTAGCCGGCATGTATATGATGCTCACTAAAAAAGGCCCGTTGTTTTTCGCAGATACTACGGTCAATTTCAATCCTACTGAGGAAGAATTGATCGATATCACTTTGCAAACAGCGAAGGTTGTGGAGCATTTCAATATTAAGCCTCGCATTGCTATGCTGTCTTATTCCAATTTCGGCAGCAGTGCATCGCCTGAGGCTATAGTGAGCCGCAATGTTGTGGCACGAATTAAAGAGATGTACCCTGACATGGTGATAGATGGTGAAATGCAAGCTGGCCTGGCCTTTAATAAAGATCTGCTAAGCGAAAACTATCCATTCTCCGATCTGGTAACAGGCCCGCCCAATGTATTGATATTCCCTAATCTTGCTGCTGGTAATATTGCCTATCACTTGTTGCAAGAGCTTGGTGGTGCTGAAGCAGTTGGGCCTATGTTGCTTGGTTTGCGTAAGCCTGTACATGTGTTGCAACTCGGTAGTACTGTCCGTCAGATCGTAAACATGGTGGCCATTTCGGTAGTGGAAGCACAGGTAAAATCCGGTCACTAA
- a CDS encoding DinB family protein, translated as MPVFNTTELLKKLTVDVQQIMKTTENIRGLDSAILNRQPATGKWSVAQVVEHLNSYNRYYLPEMEKALNDGIAKRMLFVPRFKSGWFGNYFTNMMLPKADGKIANKMNAPTDHVPAADLDAEKVIAEFVAGQQKMLQLLQASAKTDIGKLKVPISISRFIKLKLGDTFRFVIAHQKRHFVQLAKTLDAVQNDRAKAVA; from the coding sequence ATGCCGGTTTTTAATACCACCGAACTGCTGAAGAAACTAACCGTTGATGTACAGCAGATAATGAAGACTACCGAGAATATTCGTGGTCTGGATAGTGCAATTCTCAATAGACAACCTGCCACGGGCAAGTGGAGTGTAGCACAAGTTGTTGAGCACCTCAATAGCTATAACCGTTACTACCTTCCGGAAATGGAAAAAGCCCTGAATGACGGCATAGCAAAGCGCATGTTATTCGTGCCTCGGTTTAAAAGTGGTTGGTTCGGTAATTATTTTACCAACATGATGCTTCCCAAAGCAGACGGCAAGATCGCCAACAAAATGAACGCACCTACGGATCACGTACCGGCAGCAGATCTTGATGCAGAAAAAGTCATTGCTGAGTTTGTAGCCGGGCAACAAAAAATGCTACAATTATTACAGGCATCAGCAAAAACGGATATTGGTAAGTTGAAAGTTCCTATCAGCATTAGCAGGTTCATCAAGCTAAAACTTGGAGACACATTCAGGTTTGTTATTGCACATCAGAAGCGACATTTTGTCCAACTGGCTAAAACACTTGATGCTGTTCAGAATGACCGTGCTAAAGCTGTAGCATAG
- a CDS encoding Crp/Fnr family transcriptional regulator, whose translation MNAHNLLKQQIIAVHPIDEQAWDELARRWTEVSYKRKQVITMAGETEKYLYLVLDGVQRAFFEHDGKEATLVFSYPPSFSGIIDSFFTQQPSKFCLETITQSSLLRIHFNDLDSLMQKHRSIETWVRVALTGVLSGTLQRQVEIMSYSAEEKFTTLLHRSPHVLNLIPHKYLASYIGVDPTTFSKLLGKVKL comes from the coding sequence TTGAACGCACACAACCTCTTAAAACAACAGATTATAGCTGTTCATCCAATCGATGAACAAGCGTGGGATGAACTAGCTCGGCGCTGGACCGAAGTAAGCTATAAACGCAAGCAGGTCATTACTATGGCTGGCGAAACTGAAAAATACTTGTACCTGGTGCTTGACGGCGTGCAACGCGCTTTCTTTGAGCACGATGGCAAGGAGGCTACACTGGTGTTTTCATACCCGCCGTCTTTCTCCGGTATTATCGATAGTTTCTTTACGCAACAACCATCAAAATTTTGTCTGGAGACTATAACGCAGAGCAGTTTATTGCGCATACACTTCAATGATCTGGATTCGCTCATGCAAAAACACCGTTCCATTGAAACGTGGGTTAGGGTAGCCTTGACGGGAGTATTGTCGGGTACTTTGCAGCGACAGGTAGAGATCATGTCTTACTCGGCTGAAGAGAAATTCACGACTCTGCTGCACCGCAGCCCACATGTGTTGAACCTGATCCCGCACAAGTATCTTGCTTCGTACATTGGTGTTGATCCCACAACCTTCAGTAAACTGCTGGGTAAGGTCAAATTATAA
- a CDS encoding maleylpyruvate isomerase N-terminal domain-containing protein, translated as MIHHVIPIEVLHLFPKLDARLVELLYSLSPEEWHRQTITRKWIVKDIAAHLLDGNLRTLSMLRDHYWANKPEHINTYKDLVIYLNEMNAEWVTACKRLSPHVIIEMLERTGRQYSEFLATLDPWDDSVFSVAWAGEEISKNWFHIAREYTEKWIHQQQIRDAVGKPGLMTKELFYPFINTFMCGLPQTYKYVDVPTGTSVEVVVTGDIGGVWHINKTDEGWVLRHFTRLEPNALVEIDPETSWRLFSKGISPEEALEKVKIKGDEDLGKIALGMVSVMA; from the coding sequence ATGATCCACCATGTAATACCTATAGAGGTGCTCCATCTATTTCCAAAGCTAGATGCTAGACTGGTTGAGCTCCTGTACTCTCTATCGCCGGAAGAATGGCACAGGCAAACAATCACGCGAAAATGGATAGTGAAAGATATTGCCGCGCACTTGCTCGATGGCAATTTGCGTACTTTATCAATGTTGCGTGATCATTACTGGGCCAATAAACCTGAACATATCAACACTTATAAGGACCTGGTGATCTATCTGAACGAAATGAACGCAGAGTGGGTAACTGCTTGCAAAAGATTAAGCCCCCATGTGATCATAGAAATGCTGGAAAGGACAGGTAGGCAGTATTCGGAATTTCTGGCAACGCTTGACCCCTGGGATGATTCTGTGTTCTCTGTTGCGTGGGCAGGCGAGGAAATATCGAAGAACTGGTTTCACATCGCTCGCGAATACACAGAAAAATGGATACACCAGCAGCAGATAAGAGATGCTGTCGGTAAGCCGGGCTTAATGACCAAGGAGTTATTCTATCCGTTTATCAACACTTTTATGTGTGGGCTACCACAAACATATAAGTATGTGGATGTACCCACCGGTACGAGCGTTGAGGTCGTGGTAACAGGCGATATCGGTGGAGTATGGCATATCAATAAAACAGATGAAGGTTGGGTATTGCGCCATTTTACCAGGCTTGAGCCGAATGCACTCGTTGAGATAGACCCTGAAACCTCATGGAGACTTTTCTCAAAAGGCATCAGTCCTGAAGAAGCCCTTGAAAAAGTTAAAATAAAAGGCGATGAAGATCTTGGTAAGATCGCCCTTGGAATGGTATCTGTAATGGCATAA
- a CDS encoding DUF4291 domain-containing protein, with product MLIFESHDEHEKHLPAVGKFIIAQFNEESIIVYQAFRDSIAEYAVKHQRFGGDDYDFNRTTWLKPSFLWMMYYSGWAKKQNQENVLAIKMTRKGFDEILRFAIMTTFYKDIYGDNASWKKQLENSDVQLQWEPYHDLYGNKTERKAVKIGLSGKMLERFNSEWIQEIRNITPHVQQQQNLVKANKVNEVRMPRERAYAPGDLTILTKIDATTISL from the coding sequence ATGCTCATTTTTGAATCTCACGACGAACACGAGAAGCATTTGCCTGCCGTAGGTAAGTTTATTATTGCTCAATTTAATGAGGAATCTATAATTGTTTACCAGGCTTTCAGGGATAGCATTGCTGAATATGCAGTTAAACACCAGCGTTTCGGCGGGGACGATTATGACTTTAATCGTACTACATGGCTGAAACCCAGCTTCTTGTGGATGATGTATTATTCGGGGTGGGCAAAAAAACAAAACCAGGAAAACGTCCTTGCTATAAAAATGACGCGTAAGGGTTTCGATGAGATATTGCGCTTCGCCATAATGACCACTTTTTATAAGGATATCTACGGAGATAACGCTTCCTGGAAAAAGCAACTGGAGAATTCAGATGTGCAGTTACAGTGGGAGCCCTATCATGATCTGTACGGTAACAAGACCGAACGCAAAGCTGTTAAGATCGGGCTTAGCGGTAAAATGCTTGAACGCTTTAACTCTGAATGGATACAGGAGATCCGGAATATCACACCTCATGTACAGCAACAGCAAAACCTTGTCAAAGCAAATAAGGTGAACGAAGTTCGCATGCCTCGCGAACGCGCTTATGCGCCCGGTGATCTTACAATACTCACCAAGATAGATGCAACAACCATTTCCCTGTAG
- a CDS encoding MFS transporter has protein sequence MSAKERIILLLLAALNFTHIMDFMIMMPLGNFLMPYFNITSQAFSMLVAAYTFSAGLSGFTAAFFVDRFDRKSVLLFGFAGFLIGTICCAIAPSYAMLLGARIVAGLFGGLISAQVLSIVSDLIPYDRRASAMGMIMAAFSVASVFGVPFGLYLANHFSWHAPFYFAAGLGVLLLPLILRYIPAMNKHVHTAKEKRVDPITLVKDIAHNRSQVLALGLSATLMMGHFMIIPFLNPFMEFNKGFSKTQTPMIYFVGGLLTLFTSPLFGRVADKVGKYRLFSILATIALVPVAIITNLPDIPFAVVLCVTGFWFVVSSGRAIPAQAMVSHVVPADRRGSFMSFNSSVQQIFVGLASVVAGFIVVKQPDNTILHYNVTGYFSIAIAICCIYIASLLNKRMQANERIHTEPLAGNINEDIKKAS, from the coding sequence ATGAGTGCGAAAGAACGGATCATTCTCTTACTGCTGGCTGCGTTGAACTTTACCCACATCATGGACTTTATGATCATGATGCCATTGGGAAACTTCCTGATGCCTTATTTCAATATTACCTCGCAGGCTTTTTCGATGCTGGTGGCGGCTTATACATTTAGTGCCGGTCTTTCCGGTTTTACCGCCGCTTTTTTTGTTGATCGGTTCGATCGGAAAAGCGTACTACTGTTCGGCTTTGCTGGTTTTCTCATAGGTACTATTTGTTGCGCGATCGCGCCTAGCTATGCCATGTTATTAGGCGCAAGAATAGTCGCCGGATTATTCGGTGGCCTTATCAGCGCCCAGGTATTGTCCATAGTTTCTGACCTTATACCATACGACCGCCGCGCGTCTGCCATGGGAATGATCATGGCTGCATTTTCAGTGGCTTCGGTATTTGGTGTACCCTTTGGTCTCTACCTGGCTAATCATTTTTCGTGGCATGCCCCGTTTTATTTCGCTGCCGGATTAGGCGTTCTGCTGTTGCCGCTTATTCTACGGTATATACCAGCAATGAACAAGCATGTACACACGGCGAAAGAAAAGCGTGTTGACCCAATAACACTTGTAAAAGATATAGCGCACAACCGTAGCCAGGTGCTGGCACTTGGATTATCGGCAACGCTAATGATGGGCCATTTTATGATCATCCCATTCCTGAATCCATTTATGGAATTCAACAAAGGCTTTAGCAAGACACAGACGCCAATGATCTATTTTGTCGGCGGGTTGCTGACGTTGTTCACCTCGCCGTTGTTTGGCCGTGTGGCCGATAAGGTGGGTAAATACCGCTTGTTCAGCATCCTTGCAACTATTGCTCTGGTACCCGTGGCTATCATAACCAATCTTCCCGATATACCATTTGCCGTTGTATTGTGTGTTACTGGTTTTTGGTTCGTGGTTTCCAGCGGACGGGCAATACCGGCACAAGCCATGGTCAGCCACGTGGTTCCTGCCGATAGGCGCGGCAGCTTTATGAGCTTCAATTCATCTGTGCAACAAATTTTCGTAGGGCTCGCGTCTGTAGTTGCCGGCTTTATTGTAGTGAAGCAACCGGACAACACGATCCTGCATTATAACGTAACCGGATATTTCAGCATTGCTATCGCCATATGCTGCATCTATATAGCATCACTATTGAACAAACGAATGCAGGCAAATGAAAGGATACACACCGAACCGTTGGCCGGCAACATTAATGAGGACATCAAAAAAGCAAGCTAA
- a CDS encoding flavin reductase family protein: MLPSTGEFRLVQILDIHQETSDVKTFVLNEEMDYRAGQFLTVLSQDGNQRRSYSFSTAPGIDKNPAITVKRVANGVVSRHLIDELKPGDHISVSGPFGFFTLPDDMTSYRQVVLLAAGVGITPILSLLRSLLSEFPDVHTTLIYSNSSKKSAIFYSELQELEHLHPNKLVAEFLFSNSPNLLRARLNKQFLPELLHQHLKADNEKTLFYLCGPFPYMRMVQLALEEENVPAQNIKKENFNTSVITQKLEPPDKESHSVSITFKGERRVFETAYPDTILSSAKKAGLELPYSCENGICGSCVAQCTHGKVWHRNNEVLTDAELKKGLILTCTGYPVEGNIELTIK, from the coding sequence ATGCTGCCTTCCACAGGCGAATTTCGTTTGGTGCAGATACTTGATATCCATCAGGAGACAAGCGATGTCAAGACGTTCGTACTAAACGAGGAAATGGATTACAGAGCTGGCCAATTCCTCACGGTACTTTCGCAGGACGGTAACCAGAGGAGATCATACTCGTTTTCAACCGCTCCCGGAATAGACAAGAATCCAGCGATTACCGTAAAACGTGTTGCGAATGGCGTGGTATCCCGTCATCTTATAGACGAACTCAAACCTGGAGATCACATAAGTGTTTCAGGTCCATTTGGTTTTTTTACACTTCCTGATGATATGACTAGCTACAGGCAAGTAGTATTACTGGCTGCAGGCGTTGGCATCACCCCTATTCTCTCGCTTTTAAGATCGCTGCTAAGTGAATTTCCGGACGTGCATACGACACTGATCTACAGTAATAGTTCAAAAAAGTCTGCGATCTTTTACAGTGAGCTGCAAGAGTTGGAACATTTGCATCCTAACAAGCTGGTCGCGGAATTCCTGTTTAGCAACAGCCCTAACCTTTTGCGAGCGCGATTAAACAAGCAATTTTTGCCGGAGCTATTGCATCAGCACCTGAAGGCAGACAACGAAAAAACATTGTTTTACCTCTGTGGGCCGTTTCCATACATGCGTATGGTGCAGCTCGCTTTGGAAGAAGAGAACGTGCCCGCGCAAAATATCAAAAAAGAGAACTTCAATACCTCGGTCATTACTCAAAAGCTAGAGCCGCCAGACAAGGAAAGCCATTCTGTGTCTATTACCTTCAAAGGCGAACGGCGTGTTTTTGAAACTGCTTACCCCGATACAATACTTTCGTCAGCTAAAAAGGCAGGCTTAGAACTGCCTTACAGTTGTGAAAACGGCATTTGCGGCAGCTGCGTTGCGCAGTGTACTCATGGCAAAGTTTGGCATCGGAACAATGAGGTATTGACCGATGCTGAATTAAAAAAAGGGTTGATACTCACATGCACAGGCTATCCAGTGGAAGGAAATATTGAACTAACAATTAAATAA
- a CDS encoding T9SS type A sorting domain-containing protein yields the protein MLSVHFTANSQTTADYAVQLEAQIQQSPPQIKLTWKPLTNTLSYKVYRKAKGANSWGTELVSLTTADTSWIDNNVALDTTYEYQVVKQGSTVTATGYINAAVKGPAIHDRGGIFVIIDTTFTNSCKDELVQLFRDLRGDGWKVSAISQPGTVPANIIRTIIQNKYQITPNLRAVLILGHIAVPYSGDINPDGHPDHKGAWAADVYYGDVDGAWTDATVNTIAAVRPENKNVPGDGKWDQSTIPSNLELQVSRIDFANMPAFGKTEVQMMKDYLNRDHVYKMDSLNMVKRALIDDNFPASSYPEAFAANGWRNFNPIVSRDSIKALDFISTLNTTPYQWAYGCGGGSYASAGGIGTTNDFTSNNVNGIFTFLFGSYFGDFDAPNCFLRAPLCSNTPALISAWVGRPNWFLHHMALGENIGYGSWLSQNTDGNVYNPVSFATQMVHQALMGDLSLRTDYIKPNGKPNIASTATTGTTVSWTASPDAGVIGYYVYRSNTEFGAYSRRSGLVAGTSFVDSAGSEGVKYYMVRPAKNQQTPSGNYENLGIGTVDSAYCYYFKFDVSVPEIQTRNVVQLYPNPSDGALSVAIQSAQEDVATIIIYDHCGRQVHTQAQQIAAGPNQLKMSLNNLPPATYIVEVRTAASKNSQKWIKQ from the coding sequence ATGCTCTCCGTTCATTTTACCGCGAATTCTCAAACTACGGCCGACTATGCAGTGCAACTGGAAGCACAGATACAGCAATCTCCGCCGCAGATAAAGTTGACCTGGAAACCACTTACCAATACACTGTCTTACAAGGTGTATAGAAAAGCCAAGGGGGCTAATAGCTGGGGCACCGAACTTGTTTCGCTAACAACCGCTGATACCAGTTGGATAGATAATAATGTAGCGCTTGATACTACCTATGAATACCAGGTGGTGAAGCAAGGTAGCACGGTGACGGCAACGGGCTATATCAATGCGGCTGTAAAAGGACCTGCTATTCATGACAGAGGTGGGATTTTTGTGATCATCGACACTACATTTACCAACTCGTGTAAGGATGAGCTAGTGCAACTATTTCGCGACCTGCGGGGCGACGGCTGGAAAGTATCAGCTATTAGTCAACCGGGTACAGTGCCTGCTAACATTATCAGAACCATCATCCAAAACAAATACCAGATAACGCCTAACCTGAGGGCTGTCTTGATCTTAGGCCACATCGCCGTGCCTTATAGCGGCGATATCAACCCTGACGGACATCCAGATCATAAGGGAGCCTGGGCGGCCGACGTGTACTATGGCGACGTAGATGGCGCCTGGACAGATGCAACGGTAAATACCATCGCAGCCGTTCGTCCGGAAAACAAAAACGTACCCGGCGACGGCAAATGGGATCAAAGCACCATACCCAGCAACCTAGAATTGCAGGTGAGCCGGATTGATTTTGCCAATATGCCCGCGTTTGGCAAGACCGAGGTCCAGATGATGAAGGACTACCTGAACCGGGACCATGTTTATAAAATGGACTCGCTAAATATGGTGAAACGGGCCCTGATCGACGACAATTTTCCCGCCAGCTCGTATCCAGAGGCATTTGCAGCAAATGGGTGGAGAAACTTCAATCCTATTGTTAGCCGCGATAGCATCAAAGCATTGGATTTTATAAGCACGCTTAATACTACTCCTTACCAGTGGGCATATGGCTGCGGGGGCGGCAGCTATGCCAGTGCTGGAGGCATAGGTACTACCAACGATTTTACAAGCAACAATGTAAACGGAATCTTCACCTTCCTATTCGGCAGCTACTTTGGAGATTTTGATGCACCGAACTGTTTTCTGAGAGCACCTCTATGTTCCAATACACCTGCGTTGATATCAGCCTGGGTAGGAAGGCCAAACTGGTTTCTGCATCATATGGCGCTGGGTGAAAACATAGGCTATGGCAGCTGGCTTTCACAAAATACCGATGGTAACGTATACAACCCTGTAAGCTTTGCTACACAAATGGTACACCAGGCACTTATGGGAGATCTGAGTTTGAGAACAGACTACATCAAGCCAAATGGCAAACCTAACATTGCCAGTACGGCTACGACAGGCACCACGGTTTCATGGACGGCATCGCCTGATGCAGGTGTGATTGGTTATTATGTGTACCGATCCAATACCGAATTTGGTGCTTACAGCAGGCGGTCTGGTTTGGTGGCAGGAACTAGTTTTGTTGACTCAGCCGGCTCTGAAGGGGTGAAATACTATATGGTGCGCCCGGCAAAGAACCAACAGACACCTTCAGGCAACTACGAGAACCTGGGTATCGGTACTGTTGACTCTGCCTATTGCTATTATTTCAAGTTCGATGTGAGCGTGCCGGAGATCCAAACAAGGAATGTTGTACAGCTATACCCTAATCCTTCCGATGGAGCACTTTCCGTGGCAATTCAAAGCGCTCAGGAAGATGTCGCAACCATAATTATTTACGATCACTGTGGCCGTCAGGTGCACACGCAGGCTCAACAGATTGCTGCCGGCCCCAATCAGCTTAAAATGAGCCTGAACAACCTTCCACCTGCTACGTACATTGTTGAGGTAAGGACAGCTGCATCGAAAAATAGCCAAAAATGGATTAAGCAATAG